One Sporolituus thermophilus DSM 23256 genomic region harbors:
- a CDS encoding beta-class carbonic anhydrase, producing the protein MTLLEQILAVNQSFVQNVSEEFKQTAPKVGKFPKKKLAIFTCMDTRLVDFLEPALGIKREEAVVIKNAGNSITGSFEATIRSLVIAIFELDIKEIMVIGHEDCGVAHSTSQAIIEKMLRRGISHDAIKMVKEDFELWLDNFHRPHENVKQVVERIKNNPLIPPDIPVHGLLFEPNTGELSVLVNGYER; encoded by the coding sequence ATGACGTTACTGGAACAAATATTGGCGGTAAACCAATCTTTTGTTCAAAACGTATCGGAAGAATTTAAACAAACGGCGCCCAAGGTTGGCAAGTTTCCGAAAAAGAAATTGGCCATATTTACCTGCATGGATACGCGGCTTGTTGATTTTTTAGAACCGGCGCTTGGCATCAAAAGGGAGGAAGCGGTAGTTATCAAAAACGCCGGCAATTCTATTACCGGCAGCTTTGAGGCTACAATCAGAAGCCTTGTAATCGCCATCTTTGAACTTGATATTAAGGAGATCATGGTAATAGGCCATGAAGATTGCGGTGTTGCTCATTCTACTTCGCAGGCAATTATCGAAAAAATGTTGCGCAGGGGCATATCACATGACGCAATTAAGATGGTGAAGGAGGATTTCGAGCTATGGCTGGATAATTTCCACCGCCCCCACGAGAACGTAAAGCAAGTAGTTGAAAGAATAAAAAACAACCCGTTGATTCCGCCCGATATTCCTGTGCATGGCCTGCTTTTTGAGCCGAATACCGGGGAATTATCCGTACTGGTCAATGGCTATGAGCGCTGA
- the nuoB gene encoding NADH-quinone oxidoreductase subunit NuoB → MLNILRKIIYTGTVTENWDEAPVPARFRGEVAVDTDRCGRCGHCAAVCPTGAIRLTQAALAVRHEACIFCGRCVDACEQAALRHMANGNLAVFSAATGIAGAGQALRAKIRRVLGRSLAIRHVDVGSCNACDWEMVALTNPLYDLQQYGIDFVASPRHADMLMVTGVVTRNLTQALLMTYEATPAPKLVMAVGSCAAGGQTFGQSYAIRGGVDALVPVDIYVPGCPPRPQALLHGLLLALDRL, encoded by the coding sequence ATGCTGAATATTTTACGCAAAATTATCTATACCGGCACGGTAACTGAAAACTGGGATGAGGCGCCTGTTCCGGCGAGGTTTCGCGGTGAAGTGGCGGTGGATACGGACCGGTGCGGACGGTGCGGTCACTGTGCCGCCGTTTGTCCAACCGGAGCCATTCGCCTGACGCAAGCGGCTTTAGCGGTGCGGCATGAAGCCTGCATCTTTTGCGGGCGCTGTGTGGATGCCTGCGAACAGGCCGCCCTGCGGCACATGGCAAACGGCAACCTGGCTGTCTTTAGCGCCGCTACCGGCATTGCCGGGGCCGGCCAGGCGCTGCGGGCCAAAATCCGCCGCGTCCTTGGCCGGTCGCTGGCTATCCGCCACGTCGATGTCGGGTCCTGCAACGCCTGTGACTGGGAAATGGTCGCCCTTACAAATCCGCTTTATGACTTGCAGCAATACGGTATAGATTTTGTGGCCTCGCCCCGGCATGCCGACATGTTGATGGTTACCGGCGTGGTGACGCGCAATCTTACGCAGGCGCTCTTAATGACTTACGAGGCGACGCCGGCGCCCAAACTGGTTATGGCGGTAGGCAGCTGCGCCGCCGGCGGGCAGACTTTTGGCCAAAGTTATGCTATCCGCGGCGGTGTCGATGCGCTGGTGCCGGTTGATATTTACGTGCCCGGTTGTCCGCCGCGGCCGCAGGCGCTGCTCCACGGTTTGCTGCTGGCCTTGGACCGGCTGTAA
- a CDS encoding putative ABC transporter permease → MYRFFVYGALGWCLEVLWTGLGSLLSGDVRLTAKTYLWMFPIYGLAVLFEPVHDRIRAWPITLRGLVWMVLFFAVEYASGWLLRFLTGVSPWDYSHARWQIDGLIRLDYAPVWFGVGLLFEKVHDRLRRMKIL, encoded by the coding sequence ATGTACAGGTTTTTCGTGTACGGCGCCCTGGGGTGGTGCCTGGAAGTTTTGTGGACCGGACTGGGCTCGCTCCTGTCCGGCGATGTCCGCCTAACGGCCAAAACCTATCTGTGGATGTTTCCCATCTATGGGCTGGCGGTGCTGTTTGAACCGGTCCATGACCGCATCCGCGCCTGGCCAATTACTTTGCGCGGCCTGGTATGGATGGTGCTGTTCTTCGCCGTGGAATACGCCAGCGGCTGGCTGCTCCGCTTCCTGACCGGCGTCAGCCCCTGGGACTATTCCCATGCCCGCTGGCAGATAGACGGGCTTATCCGCCTGGACTACGCCCCCGTCTGGTTTGGCGTGGGCCTGCTGTTTGAGAAAGTCCACGACCGGCTGCGCCGCATGAAAATATTATGA
- a CDS encoding VOC family protein, whose amino-acid sequence MKIKRVDVTISTNKMQESKEFYQKYFNFKLVYESPWYIELVSPQMPTTGISFTLPQREAGEFFSGKGIIISYEVDDVDAEYRRLKDAGLDIRQEVQDKPWGERSFVVDDPNGVHLYIYQTIEPTPEYKALYEAFKTE is encoded by the coding sequence ATGAAAATCAAACGGGTGGATGTGACGATAAGTACGAACAAAATGCAAGAATCGAAGGAGTTTTACCAAAAATATTTTAATTTCAAGCTGGTTTACGAATCGCCATGGTATATTGAGCTGGTATCGCCCCAGATGCCAACTACCGGGATCAGTTTTACCCTGCCGCAGCGGGAAGCAGGCGAGTTTTTTAGCGGCAAGGGGATTATTATTTCTTATGAAGTGGATGATGTCGATGCCGAGTATCGCCGGTTGAAAGACGCAGGGCTGGACATTCGCCAGGAAGTGCAGGATAAGCCGTGGGGCGAGCGCAGTTTTGTCGTCGACGACCCGAACGGGGTGCATCTGTATATTTATCAGACGATTGAGCCGACGCCGGAGTACAAGGCGTTGTATGAGGCATTTAAGACGGAATAA
- a CDS encoding acyl-CoA dehydratase activase: MVSKEVFLGVDVGSVSINVVLIDADNEVVYSSYTRTEGQPLLSLKEALSLMMKSAGDYRIGGVGTTGSGRQLAGLLLGADIVKNEITAHATATVTYHPEVRTIFEIGGQDSKIIIIRNQMVVDFAMNTICAAGTGSFLDHQAERLKIPISEFGDLALRATKSVRIAGRCTVFAESDMIAKQQYGFSKSEIVRGLCEALVRNYINNLGRGRDLEPPYVFQGGVAANKGIVAAFEQEMGHPIIIPKYYNVMGAIGAAILAREHIAATGRPTAYRGAAALKVEFAPTSFICNGCANMCEVVKVMMNKQTIAIWGDKCGKWSGSVIVA, translated from the coding sequence ATGGTGAGCAAAGAGGTATTTCTCGGCGTTGACGTCGGCTCTGTCAGCATTAATGTGGTACTGATAGATGCCGACAATGAAGTAGTATACTCGTCTTATACCCGTACCGAAGGCCAGCCGCTGCTATCGCTCAAAGAAGCGTTGTCGCTAATGATGAAATCAGCCGGCGACTATCGTATCGGCGGCGTCGGCACTACCGGCAGCGGCCGTCAGCTCGCCGGCCTCCTGCTGGGCGCCGATATTGTCAAAAACGAAATAACCGCCCATGCTACGGCCACCGTAACCTACCATCCTGAGGTGCGCACCATTTTTGAAATCGGCGGACAAGACTCAAAAATTATTATTATCCGCAACCAGATGGTAGTTGATTTTGCCATGAACACTATCTGCGCCGCCGGTACCGGTTCCTTCCTCGACCACCAGGCCGAGCGGCTGAAGATCCCCATCAGCGAGTTCGGCGACCTGGCGCTAAGAGCAACCAAAAGCGTGCGCATCGCCGGCCGTTGCACCGTTTTCGCCGAATCGGACATGATTGCCAAGCAGCAGTACGGCTTTTCCAAGTCGGAGATTGTCCGCGGCCTGTGTGAAGCTCTGGTCCGCAATTACATCAACAATCTGGGGCGCGGCCGCGACCTTGAGCCACCCTACGTCTTTCAGGGCGGCGTGGCCGCCAACAAGGGCATTGTCGCCGCCTTCGAGCAGGAAATGGGCCACCCCATCATTATTCCGAAATATTACAACGTAATGGGCGCCATCGGCGCCGCCATCCTGGCCCGCGAGCATATTGCCGCCACCGGCCGGCCCACGGCCTACCGGGGCGCAGCCGCCCTGAAAGTGGAGTTTGCCCCTACCAGTTTCATCTGCAACGGCTGCGCCAATATGTGCGAAGTCGTGAAGGTAATGATGAACAAACAGACCATCGCCATTTGGGGCGATAAATGCGGTAAGTGGTCGGGCAGCGTGATCGTTGCTTAA
- the queF gene encoding preQ(1) synthase has protein sequence MAGRNERELSGVTLLGSQETTYKYQYDPSILEAFVNKHPENDYFVKFNCPEFTSICPKTGQPDFATIYISYVPDKLLVESKSLKLYLMSFRNHGDFHEDCVNIIMKDLIRLLDPKYIEVWGKFTPRGGISIDPYCNYGKPGTKWEQVAEKRLFYHDMYPEKVDNR, from the coding sequence ATGGCGGGAAGAAATGAACGCGAACTAAGCGGCGTGACGCTGCTTGGCAGTCAGGAGACGACGTACAAATACCAGTATGACCCTTCCATTCTTGAAGCGTTCGTAAATAAGCATCCCGAAAATGATTATTTTGTTAAGTTCAACTGTCCGGAATTTACCAGTATCTGCCCCAAGACGGGTCAGCCCGATTTCGCCACTATTTACATTTCCTATGTGCCGGACAAACTGCTGGTGGAAAGCAAATCGTTAAAACTCTACCTGATGAGCTTTCGCAATCATGGCGATTTCCACGAGGACTGCGTCAATATTATTATGAAAGACCTGATCCGCCTGCTTGATCCCAAGTACATCGAGGTGTGGGGCAAGTTCACGCCCCGCGGTGGCATCTCCATCGATCCGTACTGCAACTATGGCAAGCCGGGCACCAAATGGGAGCAGGTGGCGGAAAAACGCCTGTTTTACCATGATATGTATCCGGAAAAAGTGGACAACCGTTGA